In Humulus lupulus chromosome 6, drHumLupu1.1, whole genome shotgun sequence, a single genomic region encodes these proteins:
- the LOC133786203 gene encoding wall-associated receptor kinase-like 6: MVVTTMLNYYLFVIIIIGSFVMARSSTELAILAKPGCPEKCGDVTIPFPFGIGSSSSNNCFLNKWFEISCRNSTTPFLDQTQLQVLNISLYDKRVQVRSPISFFNCANKTSKKSANLTGSPFYYSSENDFVAVSCGLVAKYQIRSGISLVQDGCTSSSSTCSSSSNSSNNVDFSNCHDGVKCCRAYFEGGDSFKISMDNDSSTTLATNRDNEYCKYAFLIDRYEIDKYKTSHDPYYVPALLSWSLNVTYFDIFKTQVLPTSSFYCNGNDGPLNSSLDRISSCYCNYGFRGSAYIQDGCQGNPQSTINIF, encoded by the coding sequence atggTAGTGACTACTATGCTGAACTACTACTTGTTTGTTATCATAATTATTGGATCGTTCGTAATGGCAAGGTCGTCAACAGAACTAGCTATACTTGCGAAACCTGGTTGTCCAGAAAAGTGTGGAGATGTAACTATTCCATTCCCTTTCGGAATTGGGTCATCATCATCCAACAATTGTTTTCTTAACAAATGGTTCGAAATCTCCTGCCGCAACTCTACTACGCCTTTCCTCGATCAAACTCAACTACAGGTACTTAACATTTCGTTATATGACAAACGGGTTCAGGTGAGAAGCCCCATCAGTTTCTTCAACTGTGCAAATAAGACAAGCAAAAAATCAGCAAATTTAACAGGAAGCCCCTTCTACTATTCTTCTGAGAATGACTTCGTTGCAGTTAGTTGTGGTCTTGTTGCCAAGTACCAAATAAGGAGTGGTATCAGCCTCGTCCAGGATGGGTGCACCAGCAGCAGTTCCACCTGCTCATCATCATCCAATAGTAGTAATAATGTTGATTTTAGTAATTGCCACGATGGCGTTAAATGTTGTCGTGCTTATTTCGAAGGTGGTGACAGCTTCAAAATCTCCATGGATAATGATTCTAGTACGACTCTTGCAACAAATCGTGATAACGAATATTGCAAATATGCATTCCTGATTGATCGTTATGAAATTGATAAATACAAAACATCCCATGATCCTTATTATGTTCCCGCCCTACTAAGTTGGTCCCTTAATGTTACGTATTTCGACATATTTAAAACTCAAGTTCTGCCAACCAGCAGCTTCTACTGCAATGGCAATGATGGTCCTTTAAATTCCTCTCTAGATCGGATATCCAGCTGTTACTGCAATTATGGATTTCGAGGGAGTGCGTACATTCAGGACGGGTGTCAAGGTAATCCTCAATCCaccattaatattttttaa
- the LOC133783547 gene encoding wall-associated receptor kinase-like 1, translating into MWRLHKFIKKRKAVQQKKAFFKGLLLEQQMQTSENNVEQTKLFDLKELEKATNYFSMDRILGQGGQGTVYKGMLEDGKIVAIKKSKIIDEAKLSQFINEVVILTQINHRNVVKLLGCCLETDLPLLVYEFIPNGTLSEFIHQRNMEFPFTWSMRLRIATEVAGALSYLHSGASFPIYHRDVKSTNILLDEKLRAKVADFGTSRTISLEQTHLTTLVYGTFGYLDPEYFQLSQFTDKSDVYSFGVILVELLTGQKVISATRSEEGKSLATYFKMTMKENSLFDILDGQVLKDAPKKEIIVVADLAQRCLHLSGRNRPTMKEVAKELERIQVIDNKDSKGSQHDYVELAYAQPEIADSWTNSTSSIELTFDSAATSFSLHQELSLL; encoded by the coding sequence ATGTGGAGATTACACAAattcataaagaaaagaaaagcagTTCAACAGAAGAAAGCATTTTTCAAAGGTCTTTTGTTGGAACAACAAATGCAAACAAGTGAAAACAATGTTGAACAAACCAAGTTGTTTGATTTAAAAGAGTTAGAGAAGGCAACTAATTATTTTAGTATGGATAGAATTCTTGGCCAAGGAGGTCAAGGAACTGTGTACAAAGGTATGTTGGAAGATGGAAAGATTGTTGCTATAAAGAAGTCTAAAATAATTGATGAAGCCAAACTTTCTCAATTCATTAATGAGGTTGTCATTCTTACGCAAATCAATCATAGAAATGTTGTTAAGTTATTGGGATGTTGTTTGGAGACAGATCTTCCACTTCTAGTTTATGAATTCATACCAAACGGGACACTTTCTGAGTTTATTCATCAGAGAAATATGGAGTTTCCTTTTACATGGAGCATGCGATTGCGAATTGCAACTGAAGTTGCAGGAGCTCTTTCATACTTACATTCAGGGGCTTCTTTTCCAATTTATCATCGAGATGttaagtctacaaacatactccTAGATGAAAAATTGAGAGCAAAAGTTGCAGATTTTGGTACATCAAGAACTATTTCCTTAGAGCAAACTCACTTGACCACTTTAGTTTATGGCACATTTGGTTATCTAGATCCAGAATATTTTCAATTAAGCCAATTTACAGATAAGAGTGATGTTTATAGTTTTGGAGTGATTCTTGTCGAGCTCTTGACTGGACAAAAAGTAATATCTGCAACAAGGTCTGAAGAAGGAAAAAGTTTGGCGACATATTTCAAAATGACAATGAAGGAAAACAGTCTTTTTGACATTCTTGATGGTCAAGTTCTCAAAGATGCGCCAAAAAAAGAGATCATAGTTGTTGCTGATCTTGCACAGAGATGCTTACATTTGAGCGGAAGGAATCGACCTACCATGAAAGAAGTAGCAAAGGAGCTAGAGAGGATACAAGTCATTGATAATAAAGATTCAAAGGGTAGTCAACATGATTATGTAGAGTTAGCATATGCACAACCTGAAATTGCAGACTCTTGGACTAATTCCACATCGTCAATAGAGTTAACTTTTGATAGTGCTGCTACTAGCTTCTCGTTGCATCAAGAATTATCATTGTTGTAA